ttttgtgGATGAATCCATACCGTATTTTAGTTGTATATACTCAATTTCGAAAAGAGTTTACCTTTGGAAGTGTTTTATATTCTAACTGCTATAGAATTTATCAACTCAAATCATGGCATGTCTCGGGCTTTAtatttttgtaggtttaacttAAATATTTTTCCTTTCTTAGTTTTGTACCTAATATGATTTTAATTGTCTTCAGAGATATCCGGAAGAGAAATATCTTACAAAGTTACTGCTGTGGATAATCATTCTAGCCATCGTCTGTGTGTACTTTGTGTGTGCACACTAAATTGAGTTGTCGTGGTTCGCACATGTACTATGATTTGTCGGACAGTTTTTTTCCCTTCATATTTTCTCATGCCCCTTTTACAATATTCGAAAATATACGTAAGCAGTGAGTTTAGTTAAAGATAATGCACTCAAAATGTTGGATCTGATTGTAGTATTAAATTGAAATTAGTCAGTTGACACAAATAGCGTCGAATTTTACATCTCTTTCCGCATCACAGCAACAAGTTATTACTCTGTGTGTCCCTGTTGCAGGATATTAGAAGAGATCTAGGCATATCAATAATTCCAGAAGAGAAGGTGCAATTGCAAAAGGTAGCTGTgcttttcagttttcatttaaAGCAGTGGTATTTGTTTGGGAGGAATGTGCTTTCAATTTTTCTGATGATATTTTTCTCTGGTAAACAGACAGATGCTAAAACGTGTGAAAAATGCGGCCACAATGAGCATACATATTACTCCCGACAGGTATGCTAGAATCGCTCAATCATCTAAgtatcttttcttctttctttttcgagTCGTCTAATTATCTTTTATGCTGCCTTGCCTTCTTTCTTTGATACGGGTCTAGATGAGGTCGGCAGATGAAGGGGCCACTACTTTCTATGTGTGCACCAATTGCCAGCACCAATTTACTGAGAATTGATATATACCGGAGATTGGAAGAGATTATGGGACATGTTCCTAACAAATCTAAAGATTTATGCCTTGTATTGAGTGTATATTTAAGATTTAACAGATATGAGATCAAGGTTTGAAGTCATACCGAACGTGTTTTTTCACCAACACAGATTTGTCAGCTATAAGATTTATGATTCTGTGGTTTTGCTTCCGCCATATTAAAGGGGAATATGATTGTGCCGAAATGAAATATGTGCTGCTAGAGTTTTGTACATGTCCTTGGGAACATGGCTAGAACGATCGGAATAAAACCTCAAGTGATCAAAACTTTACATATCGATGGTATGTTGCTCAAATATCGACTGTATAACATTTAAAGACTGACAAAGTAGCAAATAGATGTTGGTAACGTACTCAAAAACGGATAATTTCAATAACTAGGATTTGAAAAACCAACGTCCTAAAAAtcgttaggcgctagtcgggcggtgggtaggggcctagtgcctaggcggctaggtgggcagatttttgtaaatttattatatatcttgtaaataactGCCTATTTACAcctgaaaaaaatttaaaaataaaaataaactatacttgtataaaataatgataaaatgcaaaatagaaGTAGAAAAATACACAAATTATATACATCCAAAAaattcaatatttaaaaaacaagaagcatataatcataatgAGGAGGATTTGGATGACAGACTAAATTCTTCTTATTCTTGAACCATAATCCTTGCATTGAATTGGACATAGACTAGATTATTTAACTTTGTTGTATctagtttatttcttttctttgtatgaATCAAAAATGCTCAAATTCGTTTCACTATTGGATAAACTTGCAGTAAATCCATTATTTACAAATTAGCTACATCATTTCAATAAGTATACCACcttaaaaccaaaaaaaaaaaagcaaacaattaataattaaaaaaaaaatatatatatatatatatatatatatacacataaaaTTCGCTTAGGACCGCTTAGCTGCAGACCGATTTTTTGAAACGATGCAGACCGATTTTTTGAAACGATTTGCCTAAAATCGAAACGGGCCTTTATCGTCTAAcacctaggcggccgcctaaaccgatttttagaacactgtgAAAAACACACTTTGACCAATTCCCCAATTAAAAAACTTGAAACTCTCTATTTAAGTCATAAAACATTCATATCATTATTATTTGGAGaccaacaaaaggaaaaacaaatttgaaaagaaaaagaaaaacatcctttggtattttttttgtgCACCCCAATAAAAAACACAGGTGGCGATCACAAATTTCCTCAAGGAGAAGTGAGGAGAGGGATTACATGATTAATTTATCATCACGAATTAACCCTCTCACTTGCCTTTATTTACACAACTGACACCTACAAACCAAACCATGATCACCAACTACTAAGACAAACACCCAACCATTCATCGGAGACGTAACAGACGGCAGAGGTTGTCGGTTGCTCCGGCGTCGATCCCTGCTGCAGCCTCGGCGTTGCAACCAAGCCTTGGCTGCAGAGAAAACCTTGGCAGGGGCAGGCTACTCGGAGGTGGTGAGAGAGTGAAAATGGAACCTGAAAACTTCTCCATATCACCcacaccgccaccgccaccgaGACTCTTACCAATGGACGATGAGAAAACCCTAGTAACATCTATGGGAAGATCATTCGGATCGGGACCCAAACGGTTGGTGGAAGCGATCAAACACTCAGATATGGCTTTGAAGTCCTGCTTATTAGCTTCTTCTTTCTTGGAGGGCTTAGATTTCGGCTTTTTCGGGGTGAGAGATTGGCTTCTGGTGATCATGTTGTTGGTCTTCCTGGCGGCGGGAGGGCGGGAGGCGCTGCGAGTACGCGATGGAAGAGACGGCAGAGACTGGTGGTGATAAGGAGGTCTGTTGGGAACCGGCAGAGGAAGGAGAGGCGGATTTTGATGCTGCTGCCTCTGCGCCTGTTGAAGATGTTGGTAACGGTAGTggttgaagagagagagagaaggtggaGGAGCTTGGAGGAGACCTCCTTGGAAGTTATAATTTATGGGAGCAAGATTTTCAGAGCTTCTTCTCACCATTTTCATCTGCTTGCAGGCAGAGATTGGTTGCTCTACAACAACAGTTTCCATAGCCGAAAATTGCAGTTTTTCTGAATTTTGATGTgtaaatataacaaaataaacaaattacgGCACTAAGAAAATCTTTGATTAATATACGCAAGATTTTCTGTAGAGATTTGGTGACAAAAATTTACACGAGATTTGAATCAAGAAAAAGTTTAGATCATAAAAATATCAAAGTGAATTCGTGTCAAGTTGAGATAAGTAGAtcaaatataagaaattaagacATCTAATAGAGACGAAGAAAACTTCGAATTAAGTTAGAGCTAGGAATTATCTTAACATAGAAATTATAATTAGATATCTCAATTGATTGAGTTGATTGGATTTTTTGTATACTTTGCATTACCTTGAGGAATCTTGAATTGGCTCTCTACCCCCCTTCACCTTTTTATAGAGGAATGCAACCCAACGGCTacattattgatttttttatttaataattttacattttttacgtACTAAAATATTTAACTGTAGGCGGCAACCGCCAGTTCGTGTCCCACCGTTGGATCCCGCCATTGGAAGTAGCCGTTGGGGAAACGTGGCCGTTGCTATCGTCCTCGCTCCTCGGGTTCCTCGTAATTGGAATGGGCGATAGGGACTTGTCGAATCCTAGCCACACACGTTGTCAAACAGGTGGCCCAGCACTGTTTTAAGAAATATCATCTTTGTGACCTCACGTTCAGGTAGGGAAGCAAGAAGTGAGTGATGGCAGctctctcctttttttattCTGTTTTTTGTCTTTCTATCTTCCATTGATGAGTGAGATGCTTATTCTAAAgggatgtgttatccacacatcctattttatttctcacacatctCTTGATAATTTATATACGTTGATATTCTTTAGTTCATTCGATATGAcggtcaaaaataaaaaagatgtaTAAGAAGTAAAATGGAGTGTTTAGATATCACACCTCATTCTAAATTCGACTATAGAAAGAATAGTGATAAAAATTGAGACAGAGTGAGTTGAAGAACGAGTATTAAAGTGGGCATCTGTTTGTagtcatttgatcaaatttcaatggtacaTATCAACTAATTTGGTGAATTAGgaggaagagatccggagatgatctatTTCCCATTATTAGGGTTAAAGGCATAGGAAGTaatcacttagtattacggtctagtgatcattttccttcttcttgttgCTGGATATCTCATTCGTACACATCTTCTCTTTGTTTCTCGAGCCTATAGTGAGTTACAGACAGAGTTTGAAATGGTCAAATCTTTGATGATTCCATCATACATGATTGAGTTGCGAAAACTTCTGGATAGGTATCCTATATATGAACTGAATTCTTTCTGGTTAAAGAATCTCTTTCTAGTtgttattcttcttcacttataagtgaaatattttaggtttgattcccttcaaatgcgaatttgaagccaaatgcgaatttgaagccAAATTCAATCGTGAACATTAAAGTTAATTAAGTCCATTAATTAAATTTCCATATTAAGCTCCATGCACGACCATATGTTCAGTTCATGACTGATATTGCATTATTGAGTCCCAAAATTAAAGATGCATGCGTTTTTATATGGCAGTGAAGTCTCTATCTATGGGCGTTTCTTTCAAACCAAGATATGATTTGTAACGTCCACGTTGTTGACAAGCTATTAGCCCATTACGAAAGTAGGTAGATCGGTAGGCTAGCTAGGTGAACTCTTTCTTCGAACAATACACACAAACACATATTTACGTCAgtcaagaaataaaaatatatgtgaAAACTAATGGTACTGTCGATGTTGGCCCCTTGAGTGGCATAAATAATGAGTGTGTCCTTGCAAAAGGAAAAATGTGTGGTGTCCATGCATCAAATCATCTTTACTTTAAGCTTCGTTTTGGTTTTTTAACAAGAGGCgatataatttttattaatgaaCAAGAACAATTATAAGAGTTGTTACATTGGATACATTTTCTTAGTATAACTAGTTCATCAATCTGGAGATAATTTGCACACAAGCATAAATAGTAATCTTTTAAATAGCCACAACAAGTAGTACTGGCACCAGCACAAACACCAACGGTACAAATTTGTCATAAAATAGCAGACGTAATAAACCTAAACTGGGACATACGCTAAGTCATGATACATGTTTACCCTACCTTCCCCATTATTGTAATCATTTTCATTCGCAAATGAACATATGAAATTATTTATGTACACTCTTATTTTGattattctttaattttatttaatctgaaaaacaaaaattgaacaaaagtatgtaagatgaaaaataaagtaaatattACTTCGCATGAATATTTCTTGGACCATCTAAAAATAACATAATTAAGTCTAAGTAGATGAGATAAAAGGCTAACCAGCCAAAGATTTGACAATTTCATTCACTACCTAATAGCCTTATCCAAAacgacataaaaaaaaattgtcaggTGTCTTATACGGTTAACTCGTTAAACACCCATTTAATAAGGTTCAAAATGATGCTAGGCGCTAGACGGATTTAactaaatctattatattttatataaataaatgtatttttatacttaaaatatatataattttatcataagctgcaaaatagaatgacacatatattatgaagtatttgaagataatgaaaacatgagaaacaaacatataatatGTGCTTATTTAAGTatttaacaagtctcttacaatttattgaaaaaaataaaatgcaaaatgaaagttatatattttctgtttaagtgagtcgcaacctaggcgAGTGCCTAGATAGGTATGGACGGGCTAGGCAGTTTAGGCGGGCGTCTCAACAGGTCTAGACGCCCATTTTTAATTATCAAACACCTAGACATTAATCGGAGCAGTGGTTAGCCGCTTAGCACCTAGGCGGCAATTTTTAGAACAATTAATACTGGATTGATTCAGGTTTACACACGAATAACGTACATGTTTCAACTCATTTGAACCATTAAATTAAAagcatttgatattttgtagaaATAAGATGTGTTGAAAGTAATACTTATGTGGCACGTGGATGTAAATTTGTTGTGCTTAATGAAATTATTGTGGTCTTATTGTTGAACAAAAAGAAACTTACAAATTCAGATGTTAATATTTAGTAATTTTGTAGGAAATATTTTATATGATTATTAATTAAAGTACAAAGTATTCTTAATGGGTGCAAAATAATAGGGTTAGGTAAACTGTTAATTTTAACAGATCGGTTAaggtttaaatatttttaacctGTTAAGATATTATTGTGTTATGATAATGTATACATGACTTATTAAAATAACGAAACTAACATGAAAACGATACGAACATGACAAACACAACTTGTTTGGTAGATTTAATCCGCCAACATATTTTAGTATTTATTGAATATATagacacatttatatatattcgTTTCGGGTGCAGAGGTACTTATTAATTAAGTAATTTTGCATAAGATCGAAAATATATGGAGATCTCCAACTTTTAAAAGCAAATTTGGTGCTTTCTTGATCATCCACCCTATCCCATCGTACCCGTCACATGATCGCATGGCGAGGTCTGAAGCCAATGGGTTAGGGAAAAGAAAGGTAACTAACGACGATTCCCATAAACCTAATTCTGAATTATATGAAACGTGTCACGCTCTCACGCATTAATATATAATAACTAACGATATTAAATTGGCAGTGATGTGAGTTGTCATCTTGCACCGACCATTGCGAGAAGGACCCACTCGATCCTTCTCATTCTTTTATATCAACTGTTATAGCTtgtcattttagtttttaaataaaaaattggtataACTGATACGTATATTTGTCAATTGTAAATTATTTAGATCAGTGaaaaatttgttaatgtttaattttaagttGAGGAGTTAATTTGACAATAATACTTTTAAAAAGTGATCAACAGTTGTTCATATgacaatttaatatatatattatcaattttttcattaaatgaTCAAAAATAATTTACGATAAATAAACTCGTAAGCCAATGATTTAGATTGTTGGTTTTCAACACTGTCATCCGGTATGATTGAAGGTAACAAAAGCTCACATGCTCTCTTTTTTGGGGGGTAAAGCTCACATGCTCTTTGGCTTGGATATTATCAAATTAATGTTGACAAAAGTTGGcgcaaataaaaagtaaaatatgtGTTGCTGACTCATGACATAAaggatcatcatcatcatcaactaCAAACCAAACGGTCGGTGCCCTAAAAGAATGGTCAACTCCAAACTTCtcacttaaaaataaataataaataataatgtgTTTTTAACCCCCTTTCAAAGCCAACAGGATTCTCTTCGGATATTTTTTATGAGAATTTTGATgccctaaaaaaatatttaaaataatcttTAACAGCACGATGTATAATGAACAGATATAAATTCACAAATCCTTTAGatcttcacaaagaggatccggattctTTTCAAATATAGGATCCAGATTGTGATGAGACTAGGATTTTCTTCCCTCATTTTTCCATCACCTTTCATCCCCTCCTTTCACAAtctcttattttgtttttctcttgctataaaaaattaatataagatgttgatatGGCTTAACTataaccgttcaaataggaaggaaggaaaggagaTGAGAAAAAAGAGATGAGAGAATCATACTCCATTGTGATGACGGTATTTTCTTTTAGACACTATGCGCAATTGACATCACACGAGACTATGAGATATGAGCATATGAACATACGGAAATTCTGTGTTCACGATTTATGGTATTTTAAAGACTTATTAACTTCATAAAACTTTAACTTCaactcgtttttttttttttccaaatctgATTATGTTTATTTACCAAAGTTGAGTTTTCGGATATATTATTGTTGTTTAGAGTTTTACTTTAGGCTTTAAGTTCCATCTAGAATTTGATACTTAAACATTAAAATGTATGCGATTAATCAAATTCAAGGCCAAAACTTTAACGTCTAAGCGTCGATGATTTTACACTACAAACGAGGAAAAATGAGATTTTCTCAATGCATCATGTTAACGTCGGACTAAGATTTTCTCCCCTCCTCTTTCCATTCATTTCCCTCCCCTCCTCTTGcattctctattttgtctttctatttttatataaaattaatataagatattaATGTGAATTAactgtgaccgttcaaatagaagtaaaagaaaaaaaagatgaaagatAATCTTACTCCCGTGCACATATTAAGATTGTGAGAATGTCTTTTATAACAATTTTTAAGGTAATATATTATGAGCCCAGTCCACTCATTGAGCCcacttttaatttttcaattgggTATATTTCCGTGCTCTAACCCAGAATTTTAAGGCTCACCAAAACCCAACTATTGTCAACTCTTATCATTGCGCAACTTGTCATTGGGGTCCAAATGTGCGACTGTTTCCCACCATGGAGATGGCCTCTTTTGTTTCTCAAAGTTGTGACATCCTTCcaaatatgaaatttgatgTTTCAAttggtcttttttttcttttttttttctttttaagtttttttttaacagaggcgatatatatattgatgaGAGGAAAGAGGATTACTACGAAAGGAGCAATCAGAGCTCAAACAGTCTTCGAataaaacatttaaaataaaattcggTAGTTCTTCAAACCAAAGACCAGGGTTGTTGGACGAGAGACTGTAGCAGGCAAGTCGGTGAGTTGCTTGGCACCTGATATGGGTAAAACAAACTCCAGTGATCCCTGAAGAAATCTATCTAGAATCCTCGACCAATAAGGGAGAGGTCCAACGAGGAAGAGCATAGAGCTTGGATGATCTAGAACGAATCACTCTCATTAACAATGTTATGAAAATCCTTGGAAGACGCCAAAGCAATACCCTCCCTCACTGCTAAAGCTTCAGCTAAAAAGGGGGAAGGGACATGTAGAAAAAACTTAGATAAACATACCATAAAATTTTTGTCAAGTCACAGAGTACCACCCCCACTTCAATTGGTCTTAAGCGTTATCTAAAGTCGCACTTGACTATAAGAGGTTTTATGCTCGACTCGTACAGATATGTGAATAATTAATTGTAGTGAGTTTGATAGCATTTGGGACAAATTAATAGTGACCTTAAATATCTAAATATCCAACAGATTAAGGAGAAAgactttttaactttttgtttttatttatatttcggTTATATAAAAGGGACAACAAGAAAACCTGTCTTTCACGTTTGGAACTTTATTTCAACTTTTTTGAAGAATTaatactttttttgttttttttttgttttttttatgaaaacttttaattatgatttaaattAAAACGATTGTAGTCGGCCGAAAGGTCGTTTTCCATGGGTTTATTGGAAACCACAATAATTGTGACCACAAATCAAAAGTGTGTTTTTGACATCAAAATATCAAGAGGCACAAGTCGGAAGTAAAAACTTTGACATTTCAACAATAATCTTCAAGTGCTACCACACAAAGATACCTGCAACATAACTTTAGGAAAGATGTTGGAAACCATTTCTTTCATCCTATGAGTG
Above is a window of Malus sylvestris chromosome 15, drMalSylv7.2, whole genome shotgun sequence DNA encoding:
- the LOC126604983 gene encoding uncharacterized protein LOC126604983, which translates into the protein METVVVEQPISACKQMKMVRRSSENLAPINYNFQGGLLQAPPPSLSLFNHYRYQHLQQAQRQQHQNPPLLPLPVPNRPPYHHQSLPSLPSRTRSASRPPAARKTNNMITRSQSLTPKKPKSKPSKKEEANKQDFKAISECLIASTNRLGPDPNDLPIDVTRVFSSSIGKSLGGGGGVGDMEKFSGSIFTLSPPPSSLPLPRFSLQPRLGCNAEAAAGIDAGATDNLCRLLRLR